In a genomic window of Campylobacter concisus:
- the fliY gene encoding flagellar motor switch protein FliY — MMNDFFNIFSNELKATIEGLTGRAPEVGERNEFDAPTQNGIKPPVVMANISLSGDINAKTEIVCTPVLISAISEWMMGEEEISKNENLGSDELDAAKEIFSNLFSAFSTSLGAQKGMPKINFEVINVNFLDENSSLDFSVYEKLFLFNVKIEDLSEHIGFACDHSLMKFFEPTKTEAPATPASTPHVAKGDFSAEEMRNIGLIMDVRLPIRVRIGSKRMLLKDVLTMDIGSVIELNQLANDPLEILIGDKVIALGEVVIIDGNFGIQITQIGSKRERLQQLK, encoded by the coding sequence ATGATGAATGATTTTTTTAATATATTTTCTAATGAATTAAAAGCTACTATCGAAGGACTTACGGGCAGAGCTCCAGAGGTTGGTGAAAGAAATGAATTTGATGCACCAACGCAAAATGGCATAAAACCGCCGGTAGTGATGGCTAATATCTCCTTAAGTGGCGACATCAATGCTAAAACAGAGATAGTATGTACTCCAGTTTTAATAAGTGCCATTAGCGAATGGATGATGGGCGAAGAGGAAATTTCAAAGAATGAAAATTTAGGCAGTGATGAGCTTGACGCCGCAAAAGAGATATTTTCAAACCTTTTTAGTGCCTTTAGTACATCTTTGGGCGCTCAAAAGGGCATGCCAAAGATAAATTTTGAAGTAATAAATGTAAATTTTTTAGATGAAAATTCTTCGCTTGATTTTAGTGTTTATGAAAAGTTATTTTTATTTAATGTCAAAATCGAAGATCTAAGCGAGCATATCGGTTTTGCTTGCGATCATTCGTTGATGAAATTTTTTGAGCCAACAAAGACTGAAGCACCAGCTACACCAGCGAGCACTCCTCACGTAGCTAAGGGCGATTTTAGCGCTGAAGAGATGAGAAATATCGGGCTTATAATGGATGTTAGGCTACCTATTCGTGTTCGTATCGGCTCAAAAAGAATGCTTTTAAAAGATGTACTTACCATGGATATTGGCTCAGTTATCGAGTTAAATCAATTAGCAAACGATCCGCTTGAAATTTTGATCGGCGATAAGGTAATAGCCCTTGGCGAAGTGGTGATAATAGACGGAAACTTTGGCATCCAGATCACTCAGATAGGCTCAAAACGCGAGAGGCTTCAACAGTTAAAATAA
- the fliM gene encoding flagellar motor switch protein FliM gives MADILSQEEIDALLEVVDEDGDTSNIEVEERSQGEQKQIIIYDFKRPNRVSKEQLRAIKGIHDKLARNLASQISSVMRSIVEIRLHSVDQMTYGEFLMSLPSPTSFNVFSIKPLDGNCVLEINPSIAFPMIDRLLGGTGENFEANRELTDIEVNLLDAVLRMIMQRLKESWSMITDMYPNVEAKESSPNVVQIVSQNEIVIMVVMEIIVGGSSGMINLCYPVIYLEPILSRLANRDIMLGETSAKKSRNKELKTLIGRAEILYEAILGKSIISVNEFLNLKEGDILRLDRGADDKAIVCIDKKEVFLAEVGLHRFRKSIRIEQLIRSDKDEIKNILEKYEEERKAKLMAYEANERKMEEEEDDEDDE, from the coding sequence ATGGCTGATATTTTAAGTCAAGAAGAGATAGACGCGCTACTTGAAGTTGTCGATGAAGATGGCGATACGAGTAATATTGAGGTCGAAGAGAGATCGCAGGGCGAACAAAAGCAGATCATTATTTATGATTTTAAGCGTCCAAACCGTGTTAGTAAAGAGCAACTTCGTGCGATAAAAGGTATCCATGACAAGCTTGCTAGAAATTTGGCTAGTCAAATTTCTAGTGTGATGAGAAGTATTGTCGAGATCAGACTTCACAGTGTTGATCAGATGACTTATGGCGAATTTTTGATGAGCTTACCAAGTCCAACGAGCTTTAACGTCTTTTCTATAAAGCCGCTTGATGGAAACTGTGTTTTGGAGATAAATCCAAGCATTGCTTTTCCGATGATAGATCGTTTGCTTGGCGGAACTGGTGAAAATTTTGAGGCAAATAGAGAACTAACCGACATTGAAGTAAATTTGCTTGATGCGGTACTTAGAATGATCATGCAGCGTCTTAAAGAGAGCTGGTCGATGATAACTGATATGTACCCAAATGTGGAAGCCAAAGAGAGTAGCCCAAATGTCGTGCAGATCGTCTCTCAAAATGAGATCGTCATCATGGTCGTTATGGAGATCATAGTTGGTGGCTCAAGCGGTATGATAAATTTATGCTATCCAGTCATCTACCTTGAACCGATACTCTCACGCCTTGCAAACAGGGACATTATGCTTGGCGAAACAAGTGCAAAAAAAAGTAGAAACAAAGAGCTAAAAACACTTATCGGACGAGCAGAAATTTTATATGAAGCCATACTTGGCAAGTCGATCATTAGCGTAAATGAGTTTTTAAATTTAAAAGAAGGCGATATTTTAAGGCTTGATAGAGGAGCTGATGATAAGGCGATCGTTTGTATCGATAAAAAAGAAGTTTTCTTAGCTGAAGTTGGGCTTCATAGATTTAGAAAATCTATAAGGATTGAGCAATTAATACGCTCTGATAAAGATGAGATCAAAAATATCTTAGAAAAATACGAAGAAGAGCGAAAAGCGAAGCTGATGGCGTATGAAGCTAATGAGCGCAAAATGGAAGAAGAAGAGGACGACGAAGATGATGAATGA
- a CDS encoding RNA polymerase sigma factor FliA translates to MHELKQKQLNAYKNTIKKEQDEIVLKYMPALRAMAFRLKERLPSSIDTNDLISIGVEEMIKLSRKYDKEQNDSFWGYGKKRIYGSMLDYLRTLDVVSRSDRKLVKSINSEIDNYFNEFEEEPSDEYLAEKLNEDIEKIREARGVSGIITILPIDEQMELIGQSDVEKSIEREDLILKIEEALKDFDERDQMLVQLYYYEELNLKEISQIMNISESRISQIHKRLLDRIRRSLGV, encoded by the coding sequence ATGCACGAGTTAAAGCAAAAGCAGCTTAACGCTTATAAAAACACGATAAAAAAGGAACAAGACGAAATCGTCTTAAAATATATGCCAGCACTGCGTGCAATGGCGTTTAGGCTTAAAGAGAGGCTACCATCAAGTATAGATACAAATGACCTAATAAGCATTGGCGTTGAAGAGATGATAAAACTTAGCAGGAAGTATGACAAGGAGCAAAATGACTCTTTTTGGGGTTATGGCAAAAAGAGAATTTATGGCTCTATGCTTGATTATCTAAGGACGCTTGATGTTGTTAGCAGAAGCGATAGAAAGCTAGTAAAGAGCATAAATAGCGAGATAGATAACTACTTTAATGAATTTGAAGAAGAGCCAAGCGATGAGTATTTGGCCGAAAAGCTTAATGAAGATATTGAGAAGATAAGAGAGGCAAGAGGCGTTAGCGGTATTATCACTATTTTGCCAATAGACGAGCAAATGGAGCTAATTGGTCAAAGCGATGTCGAAAAGAGCATTGAAAGAGAAGATCTTATTTTAAAAATAGAAGAAGCTTTAAAAGATTTTGACGAAAGAGATCAGATGTTGGTTCAGCTTTATTATTATGAAGAGCTAAATTTAAAAGAGATAAGCCAGATCATGAATATCAGCGAGAGTAGAATTTCACAAATTCATAAACGTTTGCTTGATCGTATCAGGCGTAGCTTGGGGGTTTAA
- a CDS encoding P-loop NTPase: MNNQAQKLQNLVQSQSKSKNTHFIAITSGKGGVGKSTISANLANVLSKNGYKVGLFDADIGLANLDVILNVKMGKNLLHVLKGECSLKDILIPINKNLILIPGESGDEILKFNNQFLFERFLNEASELDELDFLIIDTGAGIGGSTQLFLEAADEVVVVTVPDPAAITDAYAVIKIVSRFKNSELLLLNMVKNEAEATRIYENIKRVANANIGPSLNLELIGFVASDKNVSRSIKQRTLFTDDAAYAEPSAQIKQIASNLLYRLERKVLNDEQSRSFGGFFKRLIEQF, translated from the coding sequence ATGAATAATCAAGCGCAAAAATTACAAAATTTAGTCCAGTCTCAAAGCAAGAGTAAAAATACGCATTTTATTGCGATAACTAGCGGTAAGGGTGGTGTTGGTAAGAGTACGATAAGCGCAAATCTGGCAAATGTTTTATCAAAAAATGGCTACAAAGTAGGACTATTTGATGCTGACATCGGCCTTGCAAACCTTGACGTCATCCTAAATGTAAAAATGGGTAAAAATTTACTTCACGTGCTAAAAGGTGAGTGCAGCCTAAAAGATATCTTGATACCTATAAATAAAAATTTGATACTCATTCCTGGCGAAAGTGGCGATGAAATTTTAAAATTTAACAACCAATTTTTATTTGAGAGGTTTTTGAATGAGGCGAGCGAGCTTGATGAGCTTGATTTTTTGATCATTGACACCGGAGCTGGCATAGGCGGTAGCACGCAGCTATTTTTAGAAGCGGCTGATGAGGTCGTGGTGGTGACTGTGCCTGATCCTGCGGCGATAACTGATGCATACGCTGTCATAAAGATCGTCTCAAGGTTTAAAAATAGTGAGCTTTTGCTTTTAAATATGGTAAAAAATGAAGCAGAAGCGACTAGAATTTATGAAAATATCAAACGTGTTGCTAATGCAAATATCGGTCCTAGCTTAAATTTAGAGCTTATAGGATTTGTGGCTTCTGACAAGAATGTTTCAAGAAGTATAAAACAACGAACTCTTTTTACAGACGATGCTGCTTATGCTGAGCCTAGCGCTCAGATAAAACAGATAGCTTCGAATTTACTTTATAGGTTGGAACGAAAAGTGCTTAACGATGAGCAAAGCAGGAGCTTTGGGGGCTTCTTTAAGCGTTTGATAGAACAATTTTGA
- the flhF gene encoding flagellar biosynthesis protein FlhF has protein sequence MATKFHTFTGESTIEALKKAQETCGEKAILVTTKQIQAKTINKKPLYEILVSVEEDDVKQPPKPNTKAINYENAYSKFNKNYEPAKPKFEIKEEPAKFEAKTASPEPYDPNESVLLNISAAAKEISTIANVNIDDVKDKESSIPNGMNKKIDDVAKQVSVLSEKIGLITDMIWDEKAPNRNNLSIPPEFASIYKLAKQSGMKEEHLEAIMQTTLENLPISMKSNPTAVKRYFYSLLRNMLPCRKELNDKKQRIMMLVGPTGVGKTTTLAKLAARFAYGNEKRYKTGIITLDTYRIGAVEQLFQYAKMMKLPILDVIEIDDFQNAIKQLNYCDVILIDTTGNSQYDKEKLERLDKFLKHSGAKIDVNLVLSAGSKVEDLIEIYNGFSFLDIDTLIITKFDETKIFGNVFSLIYETNTPVSYFSVGQEVPDDLVEAKSEFLVECVFDGFTKQKASDE, from the coding sequence ATGGCTACAAAATTTCATACTTTTACAGGCGAGAGCACCATCGAGGCTTTGAAAAAGGCTCAAGAAACGTGCGGCGAAAAGGCCATACTAGTTACTACAAAACAGATTCAAGCCAAAACGATAAATAAAAAACCGCTTTATGAAATTTTAGTAAGCGTCGAAGAAGACGATGTGAAGCAACCCCCAAAACCAAATACAAAAGCCATAAATTACGAAAATGCCTATTCTAAATTTAATAAAAACTATGAACCTGCTAAGCCAAAATTTGAGATAAAAGAAGAGCCGGCTAAATTTGAGGCAAAGACAGCGTCACCCGAGCCTTATGATCCAAACGAGAGCGTGCTTTTAAATATCTCAGCTGCTGCAAAAGAGATAAGCACGATCGCAAATGTAAATATCGATGATGTCAAAGATAAAGAGTCGAGCATACCAAATGGTATGAATAAAAAAATAGACGATGTGGCAAAGCAAGTAAGCGTGCTAAGCGAAAAAATAGGGCTCATAACTGACATGATCTGGGACGAAAAAGCCCCAAATCGCAACAATCTCTCGATCCCACCTGAGTTTGCTAGCATCTACAAGCTCGCAAAACAAAGTGGCATGAAAGAGGAGCATCTAGAGGCGATCATGCAAACGACGCTTGAAAATTTGCCTATTTCGATGAAAAGCAACCCAACCGCGGTAAAAAGGTACTTTTACTCGCTTTTGCGAAATATGCTGCCATGCAGAAAAGAGCTAAACGATAAAAAACAGCGCATAATGATGCTAGTTGGCCCAACTGGAGTTGGCAAGACGACGACTCTTGCAAAGCTAGCGGCTCGTTTTGCCTACGGCAACGAAAAGCGCTATAAAACAGGTATCATCACGCTTGATACGTACCGTATCGGAGCGGTTGAACAGCTATTTCAGTATGCAAAGATGATGAAGCTACCTATTCTCGATGTTATCGAGATAGATGACTTTCAAAATGCTATCAAACAGCTTAATTATTGTGATGTGATACTTATTGATACGACTGGAAATTCGCAGTATGACAAAGAAAAACTTGAAAGGCTTGATAAATTTTTAAAGCATAGCGGCGCAAAGATAGATGTAAATTTGGTTCTTTCGGCTGGCTCAAAGGTTGAGGATCTAATAGAAATTTATAATGGATTTTCGTTTTTAGACATCGACACACTTATAATAACCAAATTTGATGAGACAAAAATTTTTGGCAATGTCTTTTCGCTGATATATGAGACAAATACGCCGGTTAGCTACTTTAGCGTGGGCCAAGAGGTGCCTGATGATCTTGTGGAAGCAAAGAGCGAATTTTTAGTAGAGTGCGTGTTTGACGGCTTTACAAAGCAAAAGGCTAGCGATGAATAA
- the folK gene encoding 2-amino-4-hydroxy-6-hydroxymethyldihydropteridine diphosphokinase, whose protein sequence is MRLAGARKIVKSRFCPSFFHKRDEFKYEALVGMGGNIGDSAKRFDKFIRAITSDSRFHVVEVSPILINAAFGYEAQDDFSNAVINLQTSMSPRETLKILGHYESKFKRVRTFKNAPRTLDLDILYFSKKVYKTPRLIVPHPGADKRLSVIVPLGLMRG, encoded by the coding sequence ATGAGGCTAGCTGGAGCAAGAAAGATCGTAAAAAGCCGTTTTTGCCCCAGTTTTTTTCATAAAAGAGATGAGTTTAAGTATGAGGCGCTAGTTGGCATGGGTGGCAATATCGGCGATAGCGCAAAGAGGTTTGATAAATTTATAAGAGCGATTACAAGCGATAGCAGGTTTCATGTGGTTGAAGTCTCGCCGATCCTTATAAATGCGGCATTTGGCTACGAAGCGCAGGATGATTTTAGTAACGCTGTTATAAATTTACAAACATCTATGAGCCCTAGAGAAACTCTAAAAATTTTGGGGCACTATGAGAGTAAATTTAAGCGCGTGAGGACATTTAAAAATGCGCCACGTACGCTTGATCTGGATATTTTGTATTTTAGTAAAAAAGTCTATAAGACGCCGCGCCTTATCGTCCCGCACCCAGGAGCTGATAAGAGGCTTAGCGTGATCGTGCCACTAGGGCTTATGAGAGGTTAA
- a CDS encoding aminopeptidase P family protein, giving the protein MNFILKDENAVFYECGYSCDNEFLLCVDGVKYFFTDARYYFEAKSCVNAGVVVLLAQRNLINEVRAFLRKMKPSSLVFNPDELSLSEFNALSKGFKINFKPKANFSRLKRICKSEDEIKILKKASEFGAKCFDEFAKFVRENGEGMSEKELHFNASLIFRQKNELGLSFDPIVAINENAAKAHALPGDKILKRGDLLLLDAGVKFKRYCSDRTRTACFDENFNFSKEQKFKNAKMQEIYEIVKEAQAAAIKVARAGVRACEIDLAARSVIARAGYEKAFFHSTGHGVGVDIHELPVISARSETLIKEGMVFSVEPGIYLENKFGVRIEDVVVAREGGCEIL; this is encoded by the coding sequence ATGAATTTTATCTTAAAGGACGAAAACGCCGTATTTTACGAGTGCGGCTACAGCTGCGACAATGAGTTTTTGCTATGCGTTGATGGCGTGAAATACTTTTTCACGGACGCTAGGTATTATTTCGAGGCAAAAAGCTGCGTAAATGCAGGCGTGGTCGTTCTTTTGGCGCAGAGAAATTTAATAAACGAGGTTAGGGCATTTTTAAGAAAAATGAAGCCAAGCAGTCTCGTTTTTAACCCTGATGAGCTAAGCTTAAGTGAATTTAACGCGCTTAGCAAGGGGTTTAAGATAAATTTCAAGCCAAAGGCAAATTTTTCTAGGCTAAAGAGAATTTGCAAAAGCGAAGATGAGATAAAAATTTTAAAAAAGGCTAGCGAATTTGGGGCGAAATGCTTTGATGAATTTGCTAAATTTGTGCGTGAAAATGGCGAAGGGATGAGCGAAAAAGAGCTTCATTTTAACGCCTCGCTCATCTTTAGGCAAAAAAACGAGCTAGGTCTTAGCTTTGATCCGATCGTAGCGATAAACGAAAATGCCGCAAAGGCGCATGCGCTGCCTGGGGATAAAATTTTAAAAAGGGGCGATTTGTTGCTACTTGACGCTGGGGTTAAATTTAAGCGCTACTGCTCTGATCGCACTAGAACTGCTTGCTTTGATGAAAATTTTAACTTCTCAAAGGAGCAAAAATTTAAAAACGCCAAGATGCAAGAAATTTACGAGATCGTAAAAGAGGCTCAGGCTGCTGCGATAAAGGTCGCAAGAGCTGGCGTCAGGGCGTGTGAGATAGACCTTGCAGCAAGAAGTGTGATAGCAAGAGCTGGATATGAAAAGGCCTTTTTTCACTCGACAGGACACGGTGTGGGCGTCGATATACACGAGCTTCCAGTCATCTCAGCAAGGAGCGAAACGCTCATAAAAGAGGGCATGGTCTTTAGCGTGGAGCCTGGAATTTATCTAGAAAATAAATTTGGCGTACGCATCGAAGACGTGGTGGTCGCAAGAGAAGGTGGGTGCGAAATTTTATGA
- the aroQ gene encoding type II 3-dehydroquinate dehydratase — MDKKLKIMVIQGPNINMLGAREPGIYGVMKMEDIHSQMKIVADQNDVEIEFFQSNLEGELVDKIQECLGDADGIIINPAAYTHTSIAIRDALSAVALPVIEVHISNVYRREEFRHKSLIAPVAAGQIVGFGPVGYHLAMIGMLQIFEQIKAVRANQKAQ; from the coding sequence ATGGATAAGAAGCTAAAAATAATGGTTATCCAAGGCCCAAATATCAACATGCTTGGCGCTAGAGAGCCAGGAATTTACGGTGTTATGAAGATGGAGGATATCCACTCTCAAATGAAGATCGTTGCAGATCAGAATGACGTTGAGATCGAGTTTTTTCAAAGCAACCTTGAGGGCGAGCTAGTCGATAAGATCCAAGAGTGCTTGGGCGATGCTGACGGCATCATCATAAATCCAGCCGCTTACACTCACACATCTATTGCCATCCGTGATGCGCTAAGTGCGGTTGCGCTGCCAGTTATCGAGGTGCATATCAGTAACGTTTATAGAAGAGAAGAATTCCGTCACAAAAGCCTTATCGCGCCAGTTGCTGCAGGCCAGATCGTGGGCTTTGGACCAGTTGGCTATCATTTAGCGATGATAGGCATGCTTCAAATTTTTGAGCAAATCAAAGCAGTAAGAGCAAATCAAAAAGCACAATGA
- a CDS encoding metal-dependent hydrolase produces MEILKAKKIITGGENPKILRNSCVVIENDKILEITSEKEAQKKFKDAKIYDFGESVIAPAFVNTHVHLEFSSNVSALKYGDFIKWLGSIVDKGGELAKMDAKKAMSEAINSLLKSGVCTIGEISSFGSELEILAASPLKVVLFSEILGSNEQMVQQNLQNFLAKFEKTKGYKSKNFTPAISLHSPYSVHPKLAKAALEMAKKDDLLVSTHFLESKAEKQWLKRGTGGFKKHLLRFSPDPKPMYDAKSYFEMFREINTLFTHCVYVSDFAKFKPHHSVTHCAVSNRLLGKKALNLKEIFKNDISLNIGTDGLSSNISLNFWHELRAALFTHASLDLNELATRLFVAATHGGAKALRTNNGEIKAGRTADLAVYSDLECDDSELILQLILHTNEAKKLYIGGKICKF; encoded by the coding sequence GTGGAAATTTTAAAAGCGAAAAAAATAATCACTGGCGGAGAAAATCCAAAAATTTTAAGGAATTCTTGTGTTGTTATTGAAAATGATAAAATTTTAGAAATTACAAGCGAAAAAGAGGCGCAAAAAAAATTTAAAGATGCAAAAATTTACGACTTTGGTGAGAGCGTAATCGCCCCAGCGTTCGTAAATACGCACGTTCATTTGGAGTTTAGCTCAAACGTTAGTGCACTAAAATATGGCGATTTTATAAAATGGCTTGGCTCTATCGTTGATAAAGGCGGCGAGCTAGCTAAAATGGACGCTAAAAAAGCGATGAGTGAAGCTATAAATTCGCTGTTAAAAAGCGGAGTTTGTACCATTGGCGAGATATCTAGCTTTGGCTCGGAGCTTGAAATTTTAGCCGCTAGTCCGCTAAAAGTCGTACTTTTTAGTGAAATTTTAGGCTCAAATGAGCAGATGGTTCAGCAAAATTTGCAAAATTTCTTAGCTAAATTTGAAAAAACAAAGGGCTATAAAAGTAAAAATTTTACCCCAGCTATCTCGCTACACTCGCCCTACTCTGTGCACCCCAAGCTCGCCAAAGCCGCTCTTGAAATGGCTAAAAAAGACGATCTTCTTGTAAGCACGCACTTTTTAGAGAGCAAGGCTGAAAAGCAGTGGCTAAAGCGTGGTACTGGCGGCTTTAAAAAGCATCTTTTAAGATTTAGCCCTGATCCAAAGCCGATGTATGATGCGAAGAGCTATTTTGAGATGTTTCGTGAGATAAATACTCTCTTTACGCACTGCGTTTATGTAAGCGATTTTGCTAAATTTAAGCCTCATCACAGCGTGACACACTGCGCGGTTTCAAACAGGCTACTTGGCAAAAAGGCGCTAAATTTAAAAGAAATTTTTAAAAATGATATCAGCTTAAATATCGGCACAGACGGCCTTAGCTCAAATATCAGCCTAAATTTTTGGCATGAGCTAAGAGCTGCTTTATTTACCCACGCTAGCCTTGATCTAAACGAGCTTGCCACTAGGCTTTTTGTCGCTGCAACGCACGGGGGCGCAAAGGCACTTAGGACAAATAACGGTGAGATAAAGGCAGGACGCACGGCTGATCTTGCCGTCTATAGCGACCTAGAGTGCGATGACAGCGAGCTAATTTTGCAGCTCATACTTCACACAAATGAAGCCAAAAAACTATATATCGGAGGCAAAATTTGCAAATTTTAA
- the sppA gene encoding signal peptide peptidase SppA: protein MQILRLIFRGILGIFKFINNYFKALIFLLILFFVFAPDGKMKEPNLARIDITGTIMDTSEILDALEKARLDSNIKGVLLYIDSPGGALSPSVELAMAVKRLKESKKVLAYAAGNMASGSYYAGVNAGTIVANPGAFIGSIGVIMQGANIENLAKNLGVSEQVVKAGEFKEAGTFMRSWSKQERESLQGLVNDAYMLFVSDVAEARNLDINKKDEWANARVFLAHNALKMGLIDSLGSYMDAQNELVKMSLVDEPVWQEKPQIEKIMEKFTKQGINSLFNAFFETKLK from the coding sequence TTGCAAATTTTAAGGCTTATTTTTAGAGGAATTTTGGGAATTTTTAAATTTATCAACAACTACTTTAAGGCGCTCATATTTTTACTGATCTTATTTTTCGTATTTGCGCCAGATGGTAAGATGAAAGAGCCAAATTTAGCCCGCATCGACATCACAGGCACGATAATGGACACAAGCGAAATTTTAGATGCACTCGAAAAAGCAAGGCTGGATAGCAATATCAAAGGCGTGCTACTCTACATCGATAGCCCAGGCGGTGCGCTAAGTCCAAGCGTAGAGCTAGCCATGGCGGTTAAGAGGCTAAAAGAGAGCAAAAAAGTGCTCGCATACGCAGCTGGTAACATGGCAAGTGGTAGCTACTACGCTGGCGTAAATGCTGGTACTATCGTAGCAAACCCGGGCGCTTTCATAGGCTCGATCGGCGTCATCATGCAAGGGGCAAACATCGAAAATTTAGCCAAAAATTTAGGCGTGAGCGAGCAGGTGGTGAAGGCTGGCGAGTTTAAAGAGGCTGGCACCTTTATGAGGAGCTGGAGCAAGCAGGAGCGTGAGAGCTTGCAAGGGCTCGTAAATGATGCTTACATGCTATTTGTAAGCGATGTGGCAGAGGCTAGAAATTTAGACATCAATAAAAAAGACGAGTGGGCAAACGCAAGAGTATTTTTAGCTCACAATGCCCTAAAAATGGGACTGATAGATAGCCTTGGCAGCTACATGGACGCTCAAAACGAGCTAGTAAAAATGAGCCTCGTAGATGAGCCAGTTTGGCAAGAAAAACCGCAGATCGAAAAGATAATGGAGAAATTTACAAAGCAAGGCATAAACTCGCTTTTTAATGCATTTTTTGAGACAAAGCTCAAATAA
- a CDS encoding glutamate--tRNA ligase family protein — translation MRPDQGINDYLPPNGGIASRIAPTPSGFLHAGNAYNFILTYLLTRSVNGILHLRIDDYDLGRYRQEFVQNIFDVLEFLGLEYDKGPISVSDFERNFSFKVRAKRYEDVLEKLDEIYICECSRTTKNAYINGIYTKICKNKNLKFIKDNTVIRLSIDEYDELGKAVSAQMGDFVIYKKDFTPAYNFASVIDDEDMGINLVVRGEDLKACTLAQRYLAKRLNFNFFNANFIHHKLLLKDGKKLSKSSKSPPINLKDSPQIYYKILANDLGLDIKSTDKIQNLLYEFKLKNIAKKFLQSMS, via the coding sequence ATGAGGCCAGACCAAGGGATTAATGACTATTTGCCACCAAATGGTGGCATAGCATCCCGCATAGCTCCTACACCTAGTGGTTTTTTGCATGCTGGCAATGCTTATAACTTCATCCTAACTTATCTTTTGACACGTTCGGTAAATGGTATTTTGCACTTACGCATCGATGACTATGACCTTGGTAGATACCGGCAAGAATTTGTTCAAAATATCTTTGATGTTTTAGAGTTTTTAGGGCTTGAATACGATAAAGGTCCAATTAGCGTAAGTGACTTTGAGCGTAATTTTAGCTTTAAAGTAAGAGCTAAAAGATACGAAGATGTACTTGAAAAACTAGATGAAATTTATATCTGTGAGTGTTCAAGGACTACAAAAAATGCCTACATAAACGGCATTTACACTAAAATTTGTAAAAATAAAAATCTAAAATTTATAAAAGACAATACTGTCATTAGGCTAAGCATTGACGAATACGATGAGCTTGGCAAGGCTGTATCAGCGCAGATGGGCGATTTTGTAATTTATAAAAAAGATTTTACGCCAGCTTACAACTTTGCAAGCGTGATAGATGATGAGGATATGGGTATAAATTTGGTTGTTAGAGGTGAGGATTTAAAGGCTTGCACGCTAGCTCAAAGATACCTTGCAAAAAGGCTAAATTTTAACTTTTTTAATGCTAATTTTATTCATCATAAGCTACTTTTAAAAGATGGCAAAAAGCTCTCAAAAAGCTCAAAATCACCACCAATTAATCTAAAAGATAGCCCGCAAATTTATTACAAAATTTTAGCAAATGATCTTGGTTTGGATATAAAATCAACGGACAAAATCCAAAATCTACTTTACGAGTTTAAGCTAAAAAATATAGCCAAAAAATTTTTGCAAAGCATGAGCTAA
- a CDS encoding RNA recognition motif domain-containing protein, which produces MNIYVGNLSYRTTEAELKEAFAQFGEVRRAKIVKDRETDRSKGFGFVEMDDANEGQKAIDALNEKELGGRTLRVNEARPRD; this is translated from the coding sequence GTGAATATTTATGTAGGAAATTTGTCGTATAGAACGACAGAGGCAGAATTAAAGGAAGCCTTTGCACAATTTGGTGAAGTAAGGCGAGCAAAAATAGTAAAAGATAGAGAAACTGATCGCTCAAAAGGCTTTGGCTTTGTTGAAATGGACGATGCAAATGAGGGACAAAAAGCTATAGACGCACTAAATGAAAAAGAACTAGGCGGACGTACTTTAAGGGTAAATGAGGCCAGACCAAGGGATTAA